A portion of the Bradysia coprophila strain Holo2 unplaced genomic scaffold, BU_Bcop_v1 contig_297, whole genome shotgun sequence genome contains these proteins:
- the LOC119078710 gene encoding aurora kinase B, with product MDLSSVEDMTKKMTNHEAYGNGYEWGKEDFELGASLGRGKFGRVYLAREKKSKFMVAMKIMFKSELVGGRVEKQVLREIEIQSHLKHPNILRLYTWFHDERRIYLALEIASEGELYKHLKRAPMGRFDDHRAAKYTYQVANALHYCHLNNVIHRDLKPENIMLTVGDDVKLADFGWAIHAVSNKRRTMCGTLDYLPPEMVEGQSYDMSVDQWCLGILCYEFLVGSPPFEAADTEKTYEKIKHLNVVYPKHVTTKARHLISKLLQKDNKSRITLVEVMQHPWIKENMVHPGRGTYVTSK from the exons ATGGACCTTTCATCTGTCGAGgacatgacaaaaaaaatgacgaaTCACGAAGCCTATGGCAATGG TTACGAATGGGGCAAAGAGGATTTTGAACTTGGAGCATCTTTGGGTCGCGGCAAATTCGGACGTGTCTATCTTGCTAGagaaaagaaatcaaaatttatggtTGCGATGAAGATCATGTTCAAGTCCGAACTGGTTGGTGGCCGTGTAGAAAAGCAAGTTTTAAGAGAAATCGAAATACAGTCACATCTCAA ACATCCAAATATTCTACGACTGTACACATGGTTTCACGATGAACGACGGATTTATTTAGCGCTTGAAATTGCGTCTGAAGGGGAATTATACAAACATTTGAAGAGAGCACCGATGGGCAGATTTGATGATCATCGTGCAGCCAAATACACATATCAAGTGGCGAACGCATTGCATTATTGCCATTTGAACAATGTGATTCACAGAGACTTAAAGCCGG AAAACATCATGCTGACAGTTGGTGATGACGTAAAATTGGCTGATTTCGGTTGGGCAATACACGCCGTATCGAACAA ACGTAGAACCATGTGCGGTACATTGGACTACTTGCCGCCAGAAATGGTTGAAGGACAATCGTACGATATGTCGGTCGATCAATGGTGTTTGGGTATTTTGTGTTACGAATTTTTGGTAGGCAGTCCACCATTCGAAGCGGCTGACACGGAAAAAACATATGAAAAGATCAAGCACTTGAACGTTGTGTACCCGAAACATGTTACGACAAAGGCTAGACATCTCATTTCGAAG TTGCTGCAAAAGGATAATAAATCCCGAATAACACTGGTGGAAGTGATGCAACATCCGTGGATCAAAGAGAATATGGTTCATCCGGGACGTGGAACCTACGTTACGTCgaaatag